The sequence AAGGGTCTTTGACGTTAGGGAAAAATTCAAGAAAAATATTTTTGGCATTACCCTTTCTGAAGTGAATAATGAACAATTAGAAAGCTTCAGAAACAAATATGAGCTTTTCAACTTTTCCAATGAGAACAGTCTCGTTTCTTTTGATCTGAAAAATGAAGCGGATCAGAATAATATTCTTCTTGACCTTGTGCACGTAGGAAAAGTAAGATCATTTGATGAAAGGATCCCTAGTATGAATGAAGTGTTTATTAACGCTGTAAGTAACCATTCTTAATTTTATGAAAAATATTTTTTTAATTACAAAGAGAGAGTTTCTTACACAGGTTAAGAAAAAATCCTTTATCATATTGACTTTATTGGCACCTGTTATGATTATTGCCTTCGGTGCCGTAATCGGATTAATGTTTAAAGCCAATGAATCGCACAGTATTATTGAGGTTGTTGACAAAAGTGGTTTATTTACGAATCAGCTGAAGTCTAATGATAAACTGAACTACGTATTTGTTTCTGCAGCAGATGAAAAATCCAAGATTAACAATTTAAAAGGAAATGAATCTCTGGATGGGATCTTAATTTTACCTGAATTAAAAGGACAAAATTACGAAGAGCTAGAATCGGGAGCAAGATTGGTTATCAACAGTAAAATGGGCTTTGATACCAAGCAGAAGATCGTTTCTGATATAAGCAATGTTGTTAAAAAGGAAAAAATCAAACAATTAGGGATTCAGGAAACCCAGCTGAACGATCTTGATAAGAGTTTCAGTCTGAAAACAATTAATGTTGCAGATAATAATAAAGAAGATTCTGACCTTACTTTTGGTGTTAAATCCGGACTTAGTATGGTCTTAATGTATGTTACTTTTATGTTCATTATTATCTATGGAGTAAGAGTAATGCGAAGCGTGTTGGAAGAAAAGAACAACCGTGTTGTAGAGATCATTATTTCTTCCGTAAAACCTTTTGAATTGATGATGGGTAAAATCCTTGGAGTAACATTGGTTGCTCTTACCCAGTTTTTGATCTGGATTACCATGTCAGTAATTGGAGCTTTGGTTTTAAATACTGGATTTTCACCTCTTCAACAGACCGTTCCCGGTACCAATGAGCAAATTGCTAGTAAACTGGATATGACTCAGCTTGCCACCCAGATTTCTCATAGTCTGCTGGAGCTGAATTTCCCATTGATCATCTTTGTGTTCATTGTTTTCTTCCTTTTAGGATATATTTTCTACAGTTCTATTTATGCAGCTATTGGTTCTGCTGTGGATAATGAAACAGAGACCCAGCAATTCACTTTATTTGCAATCTTACCATTAACGTTGGGAATGTATGGAAGTTTCTCATTAATGAACAATCCTGACGGCCCAATGGGTTTCTGGTTATCTATTATTCCTTTTACTTCACCAGTTGCCATGATTGCAAGAATACCGTTCGGAGTTCCGGCATGGCAGATTGCCTTATCTATTGTGCTGCTATTGGCTACCACTGTCTTTATGATATTCCTTGCCGGAAAAATCTATCGTGTAGGAATTTTGATGTACGGAAATAAGGCTACTTTAAAAGAGCTTTGGAAATGGATTAGGGGCTAATTCCTAGGACAAAAACATTGAAAATTTAAAGGGCAAATTGGCAACAAGCTAATTTGCCCTTTTTTTATTTTAGAAATGAGGAAGCCTATCTCTTATCCTCAAATAAAATATTCAAAATTATAGAATGCAATCACTTCATTTCCTATATAAGCTCTCTGTTTACTTACATAAGGGCATAAAAAAATATCCCGGAAAGTTATTTCCGGGATATTGTATTTTATATTCTGAATAAATAGTTTATTTGAATATGTAGCTTAAGGTAAGAGCGATCACCTGTTCAGATTTTTTCTTATCAGATCCACCTTTTTCTTTTACAAGATTCGGGTAAGTATCTGAAAGACCTAAGTCATATTTTACAGCTACTTCAAGTTGTCTCTTATAGCTATATCCTACACCAAATCCTATCCCCCAGTTAAAGCTATTGGCTTTTCCATTTACACCGGGAGGTTGTGAAGGATCACTTCCATCCGGATAATAATAAGGTCTGGTTGCAGGAGCATCTTTAACATTTTGGTTGATCAAAAAGTTAAATCTAGGTCCTAATAATCCAAAGAACTCAGATGCTGATTCTGAAAAGTACCCTTTGAAATAAAGAGGTACACTCAAATAGTTATTAGCATATACTGCGTTATAACCACTCGCATTCTTAGCGTCACTATCTTTCCCAGTTTCTCCTGCCCCATAGTATAGAACTTCAGGTTGGATATAAAACTGGTTTGTCTTTCCTACGGGAATTAAAGCCAAAGCTCCACCTTGAAAGGTATATCTTGGGCCTGAAGGATTATGGGCATTGGAAACTCTTGAATAGTTTAATCCCGCCGTAACCCCGAATCTTGTATTTTTCCATTGCACTTGTGCAAAGGATAAAGCAGAAAGGGTTAAAGCTGAGGCTAATAAAAGTTTTTTCATATTGTTTGTTTTTATATTATCCTAGAATTTTCGCTACAGTAGCACCGATATCAGCAGGAGAATCAACAACGTTGATACCATTCTCTCTCATGATTTCCATCTTTGCCTGAGCTGTATCTTCTGCACCCCCTACGATAGCACCAGCGTGTCCCATTGTTCTTCCTTTTGGAGCTGTTTGTCCAGCAATAAATCCTACAACTGGCTTCGTAGATCCACTAGCCTTATACCATCTAGCAGCTTCTGCTTCCAGTCCTCCACCAATTTCTCCAATCATTACAACAGCTTCAGTTTCAGGGTCATTAATAAATAATTCCAAA is a genomic window of Chryseobacterium nakagawai containing:
- a CDS encoding ABC transporter permease; translation: MKNIFLITKREFLTQVKKKSFIILTLLAPVMIIAFGAVIGLMFKANESHSIIEVVDKSGLFTNQLKSNDKLNYVFVSAADEKSKINNLKGNESLDGILILPELKGQNYEELESGARLVINSKMGFDTKQKIVSDISNVVKKEKIKQLGIQETQLNDLDKSFSLKTINVADNNKEDSDLTFGVKSGLSMVLMYVTFMFIIIYGVRVMRSVLEEKNNRVVEIIISSVKPFELMMGKILGVTLVALTQFLIWITMSVIGALVLNTGFSPLQQTVPGTNEQIASKLDMTQLATQISHSLLELNFPLIIFVFIVFFLLGYIFYSSIYAAIGSAVDNETETQQFTLFAILPLTLGMYGSFSLMNNPDGPMGFWLSIIPFTSPVAMIARIPFGVPAWQIALSIVLLLATTVFMIFLAGKIYRVGILMYGNKATLKELWKWIRG
- a CDS encoding porin family protein, which produces MKKLLLASALTLSALSFAQVQWKNTRFGVTAGLNYSRVSNAHNPSGPRYTFQGGALALIPVGKTNQFYIQPEVLYYGAGETGKDSDAKNASGYNAVYANNYLSVPLYFKGYFSESASEFFGLLGPRFNFLINQNVKDAPATRPYYYPDGSDPSQPPGVNGKANSFNWGIGFGVGYSYKRQLEVAVKYDLGLSDTYPNLVKEKGGSDKKKSEQVIALTLSYIFK